One window of Silurus meridionalis isolate SWU-2019-XX chromosome 9, ASM1480568v1, whole genome shotgun sequence genomic DNA carries:
- the LOC124390848 gene encoding zinc finger protein 609-like isoform X1, which yields MSLSGGTAGGKGVDSNAVDPYDSGDEWDIGVGNLIIDLEADLEKDKLEMSGSKEAGGMAAPPSAVAALPDNIKFVSPVGAPQGKESKSKSKRNKNSKDNSTKSPAGDAMKKEHQGRTQVEVTGTTGSSGGAGNATPGKGMEKGGKTARNVPNSKKDKEVSSGKNKKEKSEGAVAVVAIEKEVAANAQALGNNTRSASFDSAQNVDMAVTEPHGNNALESVGIVPLSIKSEPEDMDNGECRVLKKVKNEKMESPVSTPAPPPLHLLASVGNTDIASPCEQLMVRTRSVAVNTSDVALSTEPECLGPCEPGTSVNLEGIVWQETEDGMLVVNVTWRNKTYVGTLLDCTRHDWAPPRFCESPTSDLEIRPGRGRGKRMRPNSNTPVNENSNSSDNKGSNSSKTRAGSNSKARRGSQNSSERRTPPNSNTEDVKASPSSASKRKNKPVSDMEPNSSSEDTKGNKRMRTNSNSVVPTSGVPLPTIKTECLPPPLDRNCPSPVLIDCPYPNCNKKYKHINGLKYHQARAHNDDDVKLDMDGDSEYGEESSLHPDPGSCNGASVSQKGSLSPARSVTPKGRGFDAHSSSPSPGKFGSKPKKKNGETDAEACGISMDCCEDGPSLTDDASNDGIEDKKSKKSSTKPDKLTQKNMKPSRPVAPGMSSQQMYPLQPTPFSSGSPNHPPGMSSMIQSISKSPQFKGIQPKPGVPGDSSPMNQVLGGSKDKKKKDKKKKEPGKDGDSPKPSGKSGKTEDGKSPYSESSDPGSRSEGHLNGSSDLHQSRLASIKAEADKIYSFTDNAPSPSIGVASRMDSSGQPLAPLHVVTQNGADNSSVKTNSPAYSDISDAGEDGEGKVEGVKTKVEDQSGREGAKKALFPSQATNKESPYYASYDNYYSPNYTHPSPSGASTGAPQPDGQTVKIKKEEEPEPSEDKAKPEVQEERKADSVSIQPQQQQQQASVIQQRPNMYMQPLYYGQYYVPPYGYPDQVYHNHLMNTSSAYRQQYEERQRLMAEQHRAAKTETVMKEREAAMKDDWKQKSSLPPGLTKAPSLSDLGKPQAPSKQRDSSSEPAKSVIIPKAEEAKLQPQQTEGLKVKLSEGGHHGKEDSNKPGVESARPGMEQSVWYRQYPENQRQVEEERERDRERKSKDERSRTKESSTKEESKESADRSCAPGSEDYRGTGKDPRSNAHMPFSSALAQQQPYMHYMHGYPYGQGYDPNHPGYRGMPSVMMQNYPGSYLPAGYPFSPYGSKMGGGEEGEKSRSSPTVSSKSSSDAKALDILHQHANQYKSKSPTVSEKVAHERERGAAEREREREREMDRPRSSPSQRIMQSHHHLGYPLVPGQYDLSYATGLPSSAIVASQQAAAPSLYPPARREP from the exons ATGTCCCTAAGTGGTGGCACTGCAGGCGGGAAAGGTGTGGACTCGAATGCGGTGGACCCTTACGACAGCGGTGATGAGTGGGACATTGGTGTCGGCAATCTGATCATCGACCTCGAAGCTGACTTAGAGAAGGACAAACTCGAGATGTCTGGCTCCAAGGAAGCAGGGGGAATGGCTGCTCCGCCCAGTGCTGTCGCTGCCCTGCCCGACAATATCAAGTTTGTGAGCCCTGTCGGGGCCCCTCAAGGCAAAGAGAGCAAATCAAAATCGAAGCGCAACAAGAACTCCAAGGACAATAGTACCAAGTCTCCAGCAGGGGACGCCATGAAAAAAGAGCACCAAGGGCGAACCCAGGTGGAGGTTACTGGTACGACAGGTAGCTCGGGAGGTGCTGGGAACGCCACGCCTGGGAAAGGCATGGAGAAGGGCGGGAAAACGGCCCGCAATGTACCAAATAGTAAAAAGGACAAGGAGGTATCGAGCGGGAAAAACAAGAAGGAGAAAAGCGAAGGAGCGGTAGCCGTGGTCGCTATCGAGAAGGAGGTAGCTGCTAACGCTCAAGCACTTGGGAACAATACGCGTAGCGCCTCCTTTGACAGTGCGCAGAATGTGGACATGGCCGTGACTGAGCCACATGGAAATAATGCATTGGAATCTGTAGGAATAGTACCGTTGTCTATTAAATCAGAACCCGAAGACATGGATAACGGCGAGTGTCGAGTCTTAAAGAAAGTGAAAAACGAAAAG ATGGAGTCTCCGGTCTCTACACCGGCGCCACCTCCGCTCCACCTTCTAGCTTCAGTGGGTAACACGGACATCGCCTCGCCATGTGAGCAGCTGATGGTTCGGACGCGCTCTGTGGCAGTAAACACATCCGACGTGGCACTGAGCACAGAGCCTGAGTGCCTGGGGCCCTGCGAGCCTGGAACAAGCGTCAACCTGGAGGGCATTGTGTGGCAAGAAACTGAGGACG GGATGCTGGTGGTTAATGTGACATGGCGGAACAAAACGTACGTTGGAACGCTGCTAGATTGTACGCGCCATGACTGGGCTCCGCCAAG GTTCTGTGAATCCCCCACAAGTGATTTGGAGATTAGGCCTGGGCGCGGTCGAGGTAAGAGAATGCGTCCCAACAGCAACACCCCAGTCAATGAAAACAGCAACTCCTCTGACAACAAGGGCAGCAACAGTAGCAAGACCAGAGCCGGGTCCAACAGCAAGGCTCGACGTGGCAGTCAGAACTCCTCTGAGCGAAGGACTCCACCCAATAGTAACACTGAGGATGTTAAAGCCAGCCCCTCTTCGGCCAGCAAGCGGAAGAACAAGCCCGTTTCCGACATGGAACCCAACTCCAGCTCTGAGGACACTAAAGGCAACAAGCGTATGCGCACTAACTCCAACAGTGTAGTACCAACTTCTGGAGTCCCGCTCCCCACCATTAAGACTGAGTGTCTTCCACCTCCCTTAGACCGCAATTGCCCCTCACCAGTACTTATAGACTGCCCATACCCCAACTGCAACAAAAAGTACAAGCACATCAACGGCCTGAAGTACCATCAGGCTCGTGCTCATAATGATGACGATGTTAAGCTGGACATGGATGGCGACAGTGAGTACGGGGAAGAGTCCTCTCTACACCCTGACCCAGGAAGTTGTAACGGGGCTTCAGTTTCCCAGAAAGGTTCCCTTTCCCCAGCACGCTCAGTCACTCCAAAAGGAAGAGGATTTGATGCACATAGTTCTTCTCCCTCCCCAGGGAAATTTGGCTCCAAgcctaaaaagaaaaatggagaaaCAGATGCAGAGGCTTGTGGCATTTCCATGGATTGCTGTGAGGATGGGCCTTCTCTCACTGATGATGCCAGTAATGATGGCATAGAGGACAAAAAGTCCAAAAAGTCTAGTACCAAGCCTGATAAGTTGACCCAGAAGAACATGAAACCCTCCAGGCCGGTGGCTCCAGGCATGTCTTCGCAGCAGATGTACCCCCTACAGCCAACTCCATTTAGCTCTGGGAGTCCTAACCATCCACCAGGAATGAGTTCAATGATTCAAAGCATTTCCAAAAGCCCCCAGTTTAAAGGCATTCAGCCAAAGCCGGGTGTGCCTGGAGACTCCTCTCCTATGAATCAGGTTCTAGGGGGCTCcaaggacaaaaagaaaaaggacaagaaaaagaaggagccTGGGAAAGATGGAGACAGTCCCAAGCCTTCGGGTAAAAGTGGGAAAACAGAAGACGGGAAGAGCCCCTACTCGGAGTCTTCCGATCCTGGAAGCCGAAGTGAAGGCCATTTAAATGGTTCTTCAGATCTTCATCAAAGTCGCTTAGCTAGCATTAAGGCTGAGGCAGACAAAATTTACAGCTTCACAGATAACGCGCCCAGTCCATCAATTGGCGTGGCCAGTCGTATGGACAGTAGTGGACAACCTCTAGCTCCTCTCCATGTTGTTACTCAGAATGGGGCTGATAACTCTTCGGTGAAGACAAACAGCCCCGCATACTCCGATATCTCTGATGCTGGAGAGGATGGTGAGGGAAAAGTGGAAggtgtaaaaacaaaagtagAAGATCAGTCTGGGAGGGAAGGAGCCAAAAAGGCTCTCTTTCCATCTCAGGCAACCAATAAAGAGTCACCTTATTATGCTAGCTATGACAATTACTATTCTCCAAACTACACTCACCCTAGCCCCAGTGGTGCTAGCACTGGTGCTCCACAGCCAGATGGCCAAACtgtaaagataaagaaagaggaagagccAGAGCCAAGCGAAGACAAGGCAAAACcagaggttcaggaggaacgaaAAGCAGATTCTGTCTCCATCCAGCcacaacagcagcaacagcaaGCCTCAGTGATCCAGCAAAGGCCCAACATGTACATGCAGCCTCTCTACTATGGCCAATACTATGTTCCCCCATATGGTTACCCAGACCAGGTGTATCACAACCATCTCATGAACACTAGTTCAGCCTACAGGCAGCAGTATGAGGAGAGGCAGAGATTGATGGCAGAGCAGCACAGAGCAGCTAAAACTGAAACGGtcatgaaagagagagaagccgCCATGAAGGATGACTGGAAACAAAAGAGTTCTCTTCCCCCTGGACTCACAAAAGCCCCCAGTCTGTCTGATCTGGGAAAGCCACAGGCACCCAGCAAACAGAGGGACTCATCTTCAGAGCCAGCCAAGTCTGTCATCATCCCAAAAGCAGAGGAGGCTAAGCTCCAGCCCCAGCAAACGGAAGGCTTAAAGGTGAAGCTCAGCGAAGGTGGCCATCACGGTAAAGAGGACTCTAATAAACCGGGTGTGGAGTCGGCCAGGCCAGGCATGGAGCAGTCTGTGTGGTACAGACAG TATCCTGAGAACCAGAGACAGGTCGAGGAGGAGCGAGAACGtgacagagagaggaaaagcaAAGATGAGCGATCACGGACTAAGGAGTCGAGCACCAAAGAAGAGAGCAAGGAGAGTGCAGATCGCTCATGTGCTCCTGGCTCTGAGGACTACCGAGGTACAGGGAAAGACCCTCGGTCGAATGCTCATATGCCTTTCTCCTCTGCGCTGGCCCAACAGCAACCCTACATGCACTACATGCATGGATATCCCTATGGGCAAGGCTACGACCCCAACCATCCTGGATACAGAGGAATGCCCTCAGTCATGATGCAGAACTATCCAG GATCGTATTTACCTGCTGGTTACCCGTTCTCACCTTATGGCAGTAAGATGGGTGGGGGTGAGGAGGGTGAGAAATCTCGCTCGAGTCCTACGGTCAGCAGCAAGTCGTCCTCTGATGCCAAAGCCCTGGACATCCTGCACCAACACGCCAACCAGTACAAGAGCAAATCGCCCACAGTTAGCGAGAAAGTGGCACACGAGCGAGAGCGAGGAGCGgcggagagagaaagagagcgtgAGCGAGAAATGGATCGACCCCGTTCGTCTCCCTCGCAGAGAATCATGCAGTCTCACCACCACCTGGGCTACCCACTTGTACCTGGCCAGTACGACCTGTCCTATGCCACAG
- the LOC124390848 gene encoding zinc finger protein 609-like isoform X2 encodes MSLSGGTAGGKGVDSNAVDPYDSGDEWDIGVGNLIIDLEADLEKDKLEMSGSKEAGGMAAPPSAVAALPDNIKFVSPVGAPQGKESKSKSKRNKNSKDNSTKSPAGDAMKKEHQGRTQVEVTGTTGSSGGAGNATPGKGMEKGGKTARNVPNSKKDKEVSSGKNKKEKSEGAVAVVAIEKEVAANAQALGNNTRSASFDSAQNVDMAVTEPHGNNALESVGIVPLSIKSEPEDMDNGECRVLKKVKNEKMESPVSTPAPPPLHLLASVGNTDIASPCEQLMVRTRSVAVNTSDVALSTEPECLGPCEPGTSVNLEGIVWQETEDGMLVVNVTWRNKTYVGTLLDCTRHDWAPPRFCESPTSDLEIRPGRGRGKRMRPNSNTPVNENSNSSDNKGSNSSKTRAGSNSKARRGSQNSSERRTPPNSNTEDVKASPSSASKRKNKPVSDMEPNSSSEDTKGNKRMRTNSNSVVPTSGVPLPTIKTECLPPPLDRNCPSPVLIDCPYPNCNKKYKHINGLKYHQARAHNDDDVKLDMDGDSEYGEESSLHPDPGSCNGASVSQKGSLSPARSVTPKGRGFDAHSSSPSPGKFGSKPKKKNGETDAEACGISMDCCEDGPSLTDDASNDGIEDKKSKKSSTKPDKLTQKNMKPSRPVAPGMSSQQMYPLQPTPFSSGSPNHPPGMSSMIQSISKSPQFKGIQPKPGVPGDSSPMNQVLGGSKDKKKKDKKKKEPGKDGDSPKPSGKSGKTEDGKSPYSESSDPGSRSEGHLNGSSDLHQSRLASIKAEADKIYSFTDNAPSPSIGVASRMDSSGQPLAPLHVVTQNGADNSSVKTNSPAYSDISDAGEDGEGKVEGVKTKVEDQSGREGAKKALFPSQATNKESPYYASYDNYYSPNYTHPSPSGASTGAPQPDGQTVKIKKEEEPEPSEDKAKPEVQEERKADSVSIQPQQQQQQASVIQQRPNMYMQPLYYGQYYVPPYGYPDQVYHNHLMNTSSAYRQQYEERQRLMAEQHRAAKTETVMKEREAAMKDDWKQKSSLPPGLTKAPSLSDLGKPQAPSKQRDSSSEPAKSVIIPKAEEAKLQPQQTEGLKVKLSEGGHHGKEDSNKPGVESARPGMEQSVWYRQYPENQRQVEEERERDRERKSKDERSRTKESSTKEESKESADRSCAPGSEDYRGTGKDPRSNAHMPFSSALAQQQPYMHYMHGYPYGQGYDPNHPGYRGMPSVMMQNYPGSYLPAGYPFSPYGSKMGGGEEGEKSRSSPTVSSKSSSDAKALDILHQHANQYKSKSPTVSEKVAHERERGAAEREREREREMDRPRSSPSQRIMQSHHHLGYPLVPGQYDLSYATGLPSSAIVASQQAAAPSLYPPARR; translated from the exons ATGTCCCTAAGTGGTGGCACTGCAGGCGGGAAAGGTGTGGACTCGAATGCGGTGGACCCTTACGACAGCGGTGATGAGTGGGACATTGGTGTCGGCAATCTGATCATCGACCTCGAAGCTGACTTAGAGAAGGACAAACTCGAGATGTCTGGCTCCAAGGAAGCAGGGGGAATGGCTGCTCCGCCCAGTGCTGTCGCTGCCCTGCCCGACAATATCAAGTTTGTGAGCCCTGTCGGGGCCCCTCAAGGCAAAGAGAGCAAATCAAAATCGAAGCGCAACAAGAACTCCAAGGACAATAGTACCAAGTCTCCAGCAGGGGACGCCATGAAAAAAGAGCACCAAGGGCGAACCCAGGTGGAGGTTACTGGTACGACAGGTAGCTCGGGAGGTGCTGGGAACGCCACGCCTGGGAAAGGCATGGAGAAGGGCGGGAAAACGGCCCGCAATGTACCAAATAGTAAAAAGGACAAGGAGGTATCGAGCGGGAAAAACAAGAAGGAGAAAAGCGAAGGAGCGGTAGCCGTGGTCGCTATCGAGAAGGAGGTAGCTGCTAACGCTCAAGCACTTGGGAACAATACGCGTAGCGCCTCCTTTGACAGTGCGCAGAATGTGGACATGGCCGTGACTGAGCCACATGGAAATAATGCATTGGAATCTGTAGGAATAGTACCGTTGTCTATTAAATCAGAACCCGAAGACATGGATAACGGCGAGTGTCGAGTCTTAAAGAAAGTGAAAAACGAAAAG ATGGAGTCTCCGGTCTCTACACCGGCGCCACCTCCGCTCCACCTTCTAGCTTCAGTGGGTAACACGGACATCGCCTCGCCATGTGAGCAGCTGATGGTTCGGACGCGCTCTGTGGCAGTAAACACATCCGACGTGGCACTGAGCACAGAGCCTGAGTGCCTGGGGCCCTGCGAGCCTGGAACAAGCGTCAACCTGGAGGGCATTGTGTGGCAAGAAACTGAGGACG GGATGCTGGTGGTTAATGTGACATGGCGGAACAAAACGTACGTTGGAACGCTGCTAGATTGTACGCGCCATGACTGGGCTCCGCCAAG GTTCTGTGAATCCCCCACAAGTGATTTGGAGATTAGGCCTGGGCGCGGTCGAGGTAAGAGAATGCGTCCCAACAGCAACACCCCAGTCAATGAAAACAGCAACTCCTCTGACAACAAGGGCAGCAACAGTAGCAAGACCAGAGCCGGGTCCAACAGCAAGGCTCGACGTGGCAGTCAGAACTCCTCTGAGCGAAGGACTCCACCCAATAGTAACACTGAGGATGTTAAAGCCAGCCCCTCTTCGGCCAGCAAGCGGAAGAACAAGCCCGTTTCCGACATGGAACCCAACTCCAGCTCTGAGGACACTAAAGGCAACAAGCGTATGCGCACTAACTCCAACAGTGTAGTACCAACTTCTGGAGTCCCGCTCCCCACCATTAAGACTGAGTGTCTTCCACCTCCCTTAGACCGCAATTGCCCCTCACCAGTACTTATAGACTGCCCATACCCCAACTGCAACAAAAAGTACAAGCACATCAACGGCCTGAAGTACCATCAGGCTCGTGCTCATAATGATGACGATGTTAAGCTGGACATGGATGGCGACAGTGAGTACGGGGAAGAGTCCTCTCTACACCCTGACCCAGGAAGTTGTAACGGGGCTTCAGTTTCCCAGAAAGGTTCCCTTTCCCCAGCACGCTCAGTCACTCCAAAAGGAAGAGGATTTGATGCACATAGTTCTTCTCCCTCCCCAGGGAAATTTGGCTCCAAgcctaaaaagaaaaatggagaaaCAGATGCAGAGGCTTGTGGCATTTCCATGGATTGCTGTGAGGATGGGCCTTCTCTCACTGATGATGCCAGTAATGATGGCATAGAGGACAAAAAGTCCAAAAAGTCTAGTACCAAGCCTGATAAGTTGACCCAGAAGAACATGAAACCCTCCAGGCCGGTGGCTCCAGGCATGTCTTCGCAGCAGATGTACCCCCTACAGCCAACTCCATTTAGCTCTGGGAGTCCTAACCATCCACCAGGAATGAGTTCAATGATTCAAAGCATTTCCAAAAGCCCCCAGTTTAAAGGCATTCAGCCAAAGCCGGGTGTGCCTGGAGACTCCTCTCCTATGAATCAGGTTCTAGGGGGCTCcaaggacaaaaagaaaaaggacaagaaaaagaaggagccTGGGAAAGATGGAGACAGTCCCAAGCCTTCGGGTAAAAGTGGGAAAACAGAAGACGGGAAGAGCCCCTACTCGGAGTCTTCCGATCCTGGAAGCCGAAGTGAAGGCCATTTAAATGGTTCTTCAGATCTTCATCAAAGTCGCTTAGCTAGCATTAAGGCTGAGGCAGACAAAATTTACAGCTTCACAGATAACGCGCCCAGTCCATCAATTGGCGTGGCCAGTCGTATGGACAGTAGTGGACAACCTCTAGCTCCTCTCCATGTTGTTACTCAGAATGGGGCTGATAACTCTTCGGTGAAGACAAACAGCCCCGCATACTCCGATATCTCTGATGCTGGAGAGGATGGTGAGGGAAAAGTGGAAggtgtaaaaacaaaagtagAAGATCAGTCTGGGAGGGAAGGAGCCAAAAAGGCTCTCTTTCCATCTCAGGCAACCAATAAAGAGTCACCTTATTATGCTAGCTATGACAATTACTATTCTCCAAACTACACTCACCCTAGCCCCAGTGGTGCTAGCACTGGTGCTCCACAGCCAGATGGCCAAACtgtaaagataaagaaagaggaagagccAGAGCCAAGCGAAGACAAGGCAAAACcagaggttcaggaggaacgaaAAGCAGATTCTGTCTCCATCCAGCcacaacagcagcaacagcaaGCCTCAGTGATCCAGCAAAGGCCCAACATGTACATGCAGCCTCTCTACTATGGCCAATACTATGTTCCCCCATATGGTTACCCAGACCAGGTGTATCACAACCATCTCATGAACACTAGTTCAGCCTACAGGCAGCAGTATGAGGAGAGGCAGAGATTGATGGCAGAGCAGCACAGAGCAGCTAAAACTGAAACGGtcatgaaagagagagaagccgCCATGAAGGATGACTGGAAACAAAAGAGTTCTCTTCCCCCTGGACTCACAAAAGCCCCCAGTCTGTCTGATCTGGGAAAGCCACAGGCACCCAGCAAACAGAGGGACTCATCTTCAGAGCCAGCCAAGTCTGTCATCATCCCAAAAGCAGAGGAGGCTAAGCTCCAGCCCCAGCAAACGGAAGGCTTAAAGGTGAAGCTCAGCGAAGGTGGCCATCACGGTAAAGAGGACTCTAATAAACCGGGTGTGGAGTCGGCCAGGCCAGGCATGGAGCAGTCTGTGTGGTACAGACAG TATCCTGAGAACCAGAGACAGGTCGAGGAGGAGCGAGAACGtgacagagagaggaaaagcaAAGATGAGCGATCACGGACTAAGGAGTCGAGCACCAAAGAAGAGAGCAAGGAGAGTGCAGATCGCTCATGTGCTCCTGGCTCTGAGGACTACCGAGGTACAGGGAAAGACCCTCGGTCGAATGCTCATATGCCTTTCTCCTCTGCGCTGGCCCAACAGCAACCCTACATGCACTACATGCATGGATATCCCTATGGGCAAGGCTACGACCCCAACCATCCTGGATACAGAGGAATGCCCTCAGTCATGATGCAGAACTATCCAG GATCGTATTTACCTGCTGGTTACCCGTTCTCACCTTATGGCAGTAAGATGGGTGGGGGTGAGGAGGGTGAGAAATCTCGCTCGAGTCCTACGGTCAGCAGCAAGTCGTCCTCTGATGCCAAAGCCCTGGACATCCTGCACCAACACGCCAACCAGTACAAGAGCAAATCGCCCACAGTTAGCGAGAAAGTGGCACACGAGCGAGAGCGAGGAGCGgcggagagagaaagagagcgtgAGCGAGAAATGGATCGACCCCGTTCGTCTCCCTCGCAGAGAATCATGCAGTCTCACCACCACCTGGGCTACCCACTTGTACCTGGCCAGTACGACCTGTCCTATGCCACAG